From a region of the Haematobia irritans isolate KBUSLIRL chromosome 4, ASM5000362v1, whole genome shotgun sequence genome:
- the Acbp6 gene encoding acyl-CoA binding protein 6, with translation MLTFEEIVEKAKNFSKKPSQEEFLEFYGYYKQATAGDCTTDEPEDPIRKAMWNAWKEKAGTSAEDAKAKYIEVYHKYAPKYQ, from the exons ATGCTAACT TTCGAGGAAATCGTTGAAAAAGCCAAGAACTTCAGCAAGAAGCCCAGCCAAGAAGAATTCTTGGAATTCTACGGCTACTACAAACAAGCCACCGCTGGTGATTGCACCACCGATGAACCTGAGGATCCTATCCGTAAGGCCATGTGGAATGCCTGGAAGGAAAAGGCTGGCACTAGTGCTGAGGATGCCAAGGCTAAATACATTGAAGTCTATCACAAATATGCCCCAAAATACCAATAG